In Uranotaenia lowii strain MFRU-FL chromosome 2, ASM2978415v1, whole genome shotgun sequence, one genomic interval encodes:
- the LOC129745083 gene encoding procathepsin L-like — translation MLLAPKIMNLKVTNWNRTLMWSLLVALICGQWLNIRPEIATAQIIVEDVDVPATILELDLDNITSFDNYLDVFNKRYLAKYRIERRKHAFEKNLAEIMRHNQEFKEGNSLFQMGVNNLADLDNELYKKRMVRMRDSNHRMIDVEMNDEMVGAAGGSASSSPQGMPESLDWRQQGFKTGSVNQKTCGSCYAFSISYAISGQIMQRIGRMEFVSQQQLVDCSVETGNQGCAGGSLRYALKYLEQSGGIMREVDYPYTSSVGLLLLTFILGGRRMGEIRENHFSRFCQSSSSNSNRRRNDICGNRGN, via the exons ATGTTGTTGGCGCCGAAAATTATGAACCTCAAAGTGACAAACTGGAACCGAACTTTGATGTGGTCGTTGCTGGTTGCGCTGATTTGCGGACAATGGCTGAACATTCGGCCGGAAATTGCCACAGCTCAGATCATCGTGGAAGATGTCGATGTTCCGGCGACCATTCTGGAGCTGGATTTGGACAACATAACATCTTTCGACAACTACTTG GACGTGTTCAACAAGCGATATCTAGCTAAATATAGAATCGAGCGTAGGAAGCACGCTTTCGAGAAGAACCTGGCGGAGATTATGCGGCACAACCAGGAATTCAAGGAAGGCAACAGTCTGTTCCAGATGGGTGTGAATAATTTGGCTGATTTG GACAACGAGCTGTACAAGAAGCGCATGGTACGGATGCGGGATTCGAACCACCGGATGATCGACGTGGAGATGAACGACGAAATGGTGGGCGCCGCCGGAGGATCAGCATCGTCATCGCCGCAAGGAATGCCCGAAAGTTTGGACTGGCGCCAGCAGGGCTTCAAGACCGGATCCGTTAATCAGAAAACTTGCGGTTCTTGCTATGCGTTCAGTATTTCCTACGCCATCAGCGGCCAAATCATGCAACGCATCGGCCGAATGGAATTCGTTAGCCAGCAACAGTTGGTCGATTGTTCGGTCGAGACCGGAAATCAGGGCTGTGCCGGGGGCTCCTTGCGGTACGCTTTGAAGTATCTGGAGCAGAGTGGCGGAATTATGCGGGAGGTGGATTATCCTTACACTTCCTCGGTAGGTTTACTCTTACTAACTTTTATTTTGGGTGGGCGGCGAATGGGGGAAATTCGAGAAAATCATTTCAGCAGATTTTGCCaatccagcagcagcaacagcaacagaagACGGAACGATATTTGCGGTAATAGAGGTAATTAA